GAGCCACCAGGTGAAGAAATAAACGGACAGCATTCGCTGACAGCCCCAAGCGGTCCGGGCACCCGTGCTCAAGACAGAAAACTGAGGACTCCGTATGtagacgagagcgacgcagcatCTTTGTTTCCTCCCTCGTCCCCTTCGTCAAGACGAACTCCTTAGCGCAAAGGATCCCTAGAAAAGGAACGCTCTGACGGCTGCGACGTGCGTAGTCCCCTGTACCATCACCAACAACCGAAACGTCCTTCACTCTGTCGCACGCACCATCactcaccccccccccccccctttccccATCAATCTCCTCTCTTCTACGTGAGCGAGAGCAGTCGAGAGGGTACATTCCCCAAAGCTCCAAGTTTTCGCTGTTTTCAATCCTCCTCTCTCAGCCAAGTCGCGGAGAAAATGCCTTAGGACCCACAGCTACTCATGACTGCCTTTGCCGTAGCCTCTGAACCGAAATTTCATGACCTGGTTCATGCGCGTTGATGCTCCGTCGCTCTGCACACCTAGTCtagaaaaaaagacacatCGGAGAGGCGTTTCATCTGAGGAGCGCCTTTCGGACAGCTAGCTGGAGTAGGTTGCATGCTTACTCTGCTGCAAAATGTCATGCATGCTGAAAGATCAAGCAGTGGACAACCAGTATGGGGTTCGCGAAACCccccaacccccccccctccctccaaATTCGGGAATGACTCCCACGCATGGCAGAGCTGAAAGGCTACGGGAGAAGCAAatcggcgagagagacagaaagaaaaatCGAGCCTGTAGTACCGCAGCATGCGCAAGCAGACTCTGTCTGAGTCGTAGCCCGGCAAGGACATCCGCCGGCACCATAATGACACAGCTCCCACCTCATATGTCCACCCTCCACGTCTGGCTCTGCTCACGGGCGCACCTTGTTAGGCGATGGAGCTCCTCGGTCTGTTGCATGTCATAGGCGCCCACACAACGTTCGGCTACGCCATCTTGCTGGTGCGCCCTTGCGTGAATGGTCTTCTTTCGGGAGACGTCCAGAAAGTCAagggcgtcggcgtccgGCAAAACGACAATGTCGATCGAGTACGGAACTAAGCAAGAACCCACAACACACGAGGAAGCCGCCCCCGCAAGCGAGATGTCCTGTGTCCTCGGTCTGTTCCTCCCCTTGAAGTGCACCTCATGCCAATCTaacatatatgcatagatATCTACACATAAGTTTACAGATGCGTGTTTCCAAAAGATTTAAACATATCATTTTATTTTTTAATTATATAATAAAAATAATTGAATGTAGTTTTAACTGTTTTACAAATATCTATATTTGAATTACAAAAAGAATTTGATTTTAAATTACATTTACTTATTTCTTTTTGTGGAACTTTAAGGAGGTGGAAACGCCCATGAAATATGCTACGCATGAGCACTTGCACGAGTTTTGACTCGTACACACGCCCCGAAAACTGTAGCACATCCTGGCTTTGCTTCAGGCCAGATGTCTAAAATGACATTCGTAGGAACACGCATGCGTATATACGCATTCATTTGAATAGTGGACTCGTGCAAGCGGCGGGGGCAATTACCACAACATAAGCAGACAACAATGCACATGCAGATGAACGAAACAAACGTCTATGCAGATGTCCGCAAATGTGCAAAAGTCTAGACAGATGTCCGCAAATCACACGTTAAACGCATCTGTGCATATTTGTGTAGGTTTTGAAACAGAGGGCTTACAGACGGAGATTTCATTGAGGACGCGGTAGCCGAGCAGATGCGCGACAGCTGCTACTTGGAAGTGAAGTCCTGGCGATAAAAAACAAGGACAAGCAGTGCAGCCCATCACTCAGAGAGACTGACGAAAGCGACGCCATGTGACTCTCGcagtctctctgcctctgtttTTCCAAATGTtttttccgtcttccagcaGGCGAGTCCTTGAGTGAAGGAGCTTCTGGAAGAGTGGATGAGGGCGTAATTGACCGTGTCAGACAGAAAAGCACTTTTCTCTCTCTACGCAGGGCCTCTATCCCTCCTTCTCCTACCGGAGGGCACGATCTTGGCTCGGGCAGTTGTGCGGCCTTTGTTGAACAGTTGGTCAGCctgagggcggcgagcagagaagcgagaagcaTGCAGAAGAAACCATGGGCGCAGCTATCGTATATCGCGGCGTGACATACGATAGCGGACACAGCCCTCCACTCGTCATCCGCCGCAAAGCAAGAGAGCGGAAGATACACGCTGGTGTTCGACGAATTCCAGCCATGCTTTCTCTTCCAGGAAAATTTTGTATAGCAGCTGGGCGTACTGGAACAAAGTTAAAATCTTCACGATGTGACAATCACGCATCTCGCTCAGATCGGAGAGATTAACCCTCCTTCAGAGGCATGCAAGCGGCTCGGGCTTGTGTGCATGCCCTTTTTTTTCATTTCTTTTTCAttgcggccttcgccgcctctggctGCTCGCGCACCCTGTAACCCAGACAAgcccttctgcgtcgcgaTGTGTCTGCTTGCGGCTCGGCGTTTCCGCTCTCGTTCCGGCTCTTTGAGCGTCGCGGCAGAAAACCCGCCGTGCCCCGTCTTCCCTGCGCGCCCACCGTCGCCGCCACCGGCCTCGAAGCTGAGTCTTTCGGCCTCTTGCTGCAGTGTCTGCCGTGCCCTTTCTGCCTAGTCTCTGATGCACTGCCTTCTTTCCGTCCAAGTGCTCACGTCTGCTCCCGCGCCCGTCTTCTCTTACCAAGAACTTGAGGCCCGTCGACCACTCTTTGGGGGGCGTCTGGAGGACctccggcggaggccgcaccGCCCAGGCGAGGGTTTTACCGCCGGCTTTCTGAGTGCCTGTAGCGATCCACTTTTTTGCGAACTCGGGACGGATGTAGGAGCTCATGTCCACTCCTGTGAGACGGTGCTTGCGCGCGTTCTCGACGGCACGCAGGTGGTCCTGAATCGTCAGCGCCGAGCACGGAAAAATCGCCCGTGCGCACGTCGTTAACATCGCTTCGCCGTGGCGCTTCAAGGGAGACTCGTACAGGCGCGTCAAGACCTTGTTCAGCAGGCCTGCTGAACCAACCGACGCTTCGTAGACTGCGTCCTGAcagacgagcgagaagagcagCGTCGTCAATCCTGCGAAAAACGGAAACCAGAAACGACCGCCAAACCGGCAGAAGTGGACTCCGTACCAAGCGAAACACTGACCTCTATCCCCACGCCGCCCGCATGCACCCTCCCGCGTACTGAACTGCTTGGGACgcaggagaggccgcgcacgcctcgtcttcgcaaCGCCTCGAGACGCACCTTGCGAGGAAAGGCTGTCGAACAGCAGCGCGTTCGTTATCCAGTTGGTCTCAGTCATGACCCTGAGGAAGGAAACAGGGCAGAATCAAACGGCCTCACACCCACTTCTCGCCCCCGCCTACGCCTTCCGGACGGCAACGCCCCGGCTGGGAATCCCGCTGCTACAGCGGATGGAGCCGGCACGCATACAGCGCCGCCCAGacagacgcatgcatgctTGCGAAGACCTCCACCGCGACCACGCACCCGCCGGCCTACGCGGCGTTCTACACACCAGTTTATGCGCTGCTCTGCACAACGGCGTATGTAGGTATATACAGAGAGACATGCAGAGGCCACCCATGCAATAGCATGTTTATGCTTGCTCGTCGCTGCAAAAGGCGCAATTCATACCATGACGCGGAGTGTCGCACCTAGCAGAAAGACTTTGCTTGGTAAATGACGCGTGCTTCACCTCCTTTGTGCCGGTATCTAGAACGCCTCACCGGATAACAGACTCCTCTCGCACACCCAACGCAGCCAGCGAGAGAATGACACTGGAGACGGCGATACCTGGAGAAGTCGCCACAAACACAGGGCACAAGACAGCGACCGTCCGGACGAGAAAAAGACGGAGCTCTTCGCGTCCTTCACGCTACTCTGCCCCTTCCAAGCCGCTAGCGTCGGCGAGCCTCGAGGCAACCCCGCACAGGACAACTCCGGGTCTAGTCGACCTCGAAGGCTCGGTTTCCACATCGGACGTTGAACTGTATTTACCCCGGAGCAACCACCGGTATCCATAGTGTCGCTTCGCTGTGGATATGCCTTTCAGGAGTTCCGGGCAGGTGACATCCATCGAGAGGCGTGCACATCTATTTACGTATATATAGGCGTCAGCGTTGAGTATGTGAGGTGAAGGGCCTTCGCGTGTTTACAGTCTCGCGGGTGTGGAAGCCTGGCGCTGAGCGGGCGACGTAAACGCAAGACTGGAACACGTGTGCTTACTCGAGGCACCTTGATGACGGCGATGCATGAACTCATTGACGAGGCCCCGGACAACCTCTCTGTCATCGAAGCGAAAGTCTGAAAACCAccggcgacagagacacgcgacggACGCCAGTGCTCACGAGGAGGCCTTCCCGCCCTTCATGGCTCCCCCTCGCGCCCCGCTTTGCGAAGTGCGAAGGCTTAGGCGGCGTGGCATCAGATGGAATGCTCTTTCGCGCCGGAAAGGCTGGGTAACCAGCACGGGAAATCCGAAAAAGAAAGCAGGGGCGAGCCGTGCGAAGCCGCGAACTCCCCGCGGATGCGCGTGGATTCAGAGGCCCGCTTTCAGACCCGTGCAGGAATGCCGCAGGGCCCACTACGAATGCGTCTTTGCTACTCGGGATAGCAGCAGCTGAGTTCGCGAAAGCAGAGACTCCACGGCGTCTCACGAAGTGCTAACTTAGGCCGTTCCGGCACGTCGAGGCACTGCGCTCACAAAGAAACCTATGCACAGGCCTACTGCGCACGCCTTGACGACCCCCACCGGACTGGAGGTATCACACGTAGTCACAGCGTTCGTGTCTCACATGCGATCATCACGAGGTCCTGCTGAGGCATCCGACAGAAGATGGACTGCGAGAAGATCTGGTTGGGCACTTACAAGAGAATGCATTCAGCGCCATGCTGATTTGGTGAGACTCGAACTCAGGAAGCAGCTTCAGAATGCGGGGTTTCAGCTGAAAGAAGAAACGCCCGTGCCTGTCAAGATGCCGCATGATCACACGGGAAGACAGGAGACCATGACGGCGCTCCGAAGCCGATCACGCTCGACGGACGACTACAAGAATGCAAATGCATGGCCCCAGTCTGCGGGAGGCAGGGGGGTGACTCTGTTGAGTCACCCccagcagaggaaggcgaccgGCACGTTCGCGGCAGTCATACTCCGCCGTAAACCTGAATATCTGCCGTATCTCCCATGTCCACGCGAGATGCGGTGGACTTTGTCTGAACGCGTTGCTGAAACAGGTAGACCCCGATGCACGGCAGAAAGGCACGGTCTCAACTGCTCGCTCAAGCGGGCGTGGCTCACCCCTTGAGCCTGACTTTGCTGTAGGCGTTCATGAAGCTCGTGATCCCCTGCGGGGTCATATGCTCCTGTCTGGCGATGAGTTCAGCGATTGCGCGAGTGAAGAGCAGAAAAACGGGATTGTCCACTTGCGCAGCTCCTGTGTCGACCCCGGCGTTTACCATCGCCGCACACACTTTCCGCACGTTCGACCAGTCCACGACATCGTGCTCAAGGTCGCTGGAAGGAGACGAACCGGgggaagccgcagaggcagaagctgcggaggcggaagccgacgcagatgcagaggaagcgacgccctcacgctcggcgccgcggcgcagaccgGCCGAGAGGTCGTCGTCGGGACGACTCGCTGCAGACTTGGAAGTGTTCTTTCGCGTCGCCCAGGGGGCCAGCGTGTCCGTCAGTTCGCCTGTGATGTCGCGGTCATCGAGAGGCACCAGTTCGGCGGCGACCACCCGCGCAAACGAGTTGAGGAGGTTAACGAGCTGGCGAATCTCGTCGTTGCGCAGCGGCTTGAAAGAGCGGACGCCTTCacctgcctcgtctccgtaAGCCGGACgcgaggggggcggaggaagctgcgCCAGAGAAAACGTCTCCTCGAGTTCGTCTTTCGAGTCCTCGACAcctgcgctctctctcctggACCTTCGCAgccccgcctcgccttgGTCGCCGCAAGTGTTCTTCACCGCGGCCTCAGGGCCCgtcctcgcgcgtcctccttcccgcggcggccgctctaccagctcctcctcgcctccctcgcggtcgcctgcctcgcgctctgttgtctgcctccgctccgcGTCACCGCCCGCTGCGTGCAGCTGCGTTCGCTGAGGAGGGCCTGGCAAGCCAGGTGGCGCAGtgagcgacgccgaagaggggaagaagagccgCTTCCAAGTGCCGCCTCGCACCGCTGGATCAAAGTACGCGACGACGTCCGAGCTAGTGGCTAAGTCGTAACTGATCTCCGCCGACTTGAACAAGTCCAGGCAGCTTGCCGGCAAAAACCGGCCTCCCCGTCCGCTGCCAAGCGCGTCCGCCTGCGACTGTCCCCCCGCGGGGGCTACCGCACTCGCCCCTCCAGCGGGCGAgtctgcagacgcggcggaagaaggcgccgcagcttctgcgcgctCCAAAGCGAGCATCTCATTCGCGTCGATCCACGTGCCACTGGAGTCGAGAAACTCCTGCTGCCTCCACACAGTCTTCGGCAgcgctgtggaggcgcgaAGCGCGATGCGGTACCACAGCGAGCGCAACCCCTGCGGATCGCACTCCGCGAGGAGGTCTGCAAAGCacgcgggagacgaagacacGGAAGCGGGCGAGGCTGGTGCCAGAGCGCCACCCTCTTCGGGCTCGCCGAGCTCCCTTTGACCCGTGACGATCTTGGCTCGGACCGCCGGCAAGCGCCCCGCCCCGGTCTGCAGGCCCaggctgtcgctgcgccggtcagaagcgagcgcgaacggcgcgccttcgggctgccgctgccgcagcgcgctcGCTGTCATCATTTCGACTTTCTTGACGAGGCCCCCGTGTGCAAagtgcagccgcgcgagagcgttGGCGACCAGCGTCAACTGAGAAAAGGTAAAGTCGTTCAAGAACgtggacgcgcgccgcgccagcacGTTGAGAAACCGAATCGACGCGGTGTGGAGACCGCAGACCgacgtcgcctgcgcacACGGCAACGCCAGAGGAAAGACGAAGCTGCGATCCAACAGGCGAGGAACCTCAcgtgcgcccgcgccgcgtcagCGTTCTGCGAGGACACAACGAAGCAGAGaacagcggagagagcgaggaaccAGAAACGACTACAAACCAGACCAATGCGCGCGAGCAATCCCTAAACTCTTAACGGACAGAATCAGAGGGTGAGACGAAAAGGAGACCGTACTGGAGACAACGAGAACCAGCAGGAAACAGAAACAGACGCGGGAAGCGgttcggcgcgcggagggaaaCGCGTTGCGGACTGACGACCGCGACTAGGCGTGAGAGCTGTTTCCCTTTTCGAGCTGCCGAGATGCCACAGAGGTGTCTACGCAGGTGAGTTCGAGCCAGCCACGCAAGAGGAGAGGGAACAAGTGCAAAGCACGAAGATGTCGAGTTCCGCctgaagacgcgcgcaggccgctccCGCGCAAAACGCGTCTCTGTGACGGAGGCATGCGCGCAGCGACAGTCAGCGAACGCTGTCCGCTCCGCAGCCGTGGCTAGCGCAGTTGCGGATGCCGACACAGGAGTCTGAAGGGGTCTAAAGCTGGAGTGTGCCGAGAGCGTGAGGAGCTCGTCCAAGCGGGCCTTCAGGGGGGGCAGGCCTGGCTGCGTAACTCGACGCATGGAAGCGAACGATGGCACGCGCGGGGTCCTGGAGCACGTCCCACCGCATCGCGGTTGGCCATCCACTGCCCCTGGGCGTCTGTGCGTGCGTTACCAGCACAGTGAGCTGGACCGGCGAGGTCTCGTCGATGTTGAGGATTGTCAGCTGCTCGATGATCGCCACGAGCGTCCGCGTGTTTTCGTTGTTCCAGAAGGAGAGGGACGGGCAAGTGCGAGCGAGTTCAGCAACGCTCCCGCCAAGAAACGTGAGCGCGACCATGTGCAGAGCTTCCTTCCGCTGTGAAGGCGGACAGTTGGAGGGGTCTTCGATAggcggagactgcgaagaagcggcagcCGGATCTGTCGAGGCAGAGCCCGAAGGCGGGCTGCCGTAAAGCGAGAATGACACGGGCCTCTGCCAGGGAATGAACGACGCAAGCTGTCGAATTTGGTTTTGTTGTTTATTCGCCGAATCCTTGTCTTCGTCCCTGCCCGAAGGGTCGCCCTCTGGCCGCGTTCCCGCGAAACTGAGGTCGGGGAAAGCGGGGCGCAGGAGCCCCCTCTGGCGGGCGTCgtgctctctcgcctcctgggcgagaagaagaaggcgacgaggaaggaggtGGAAAATAtggaggagaagcagctgaTGATGGAATTCCAAGACCACGAGATGGCGCAGCACCATGACCAGCTGCGTGGACGTCAAGCTTTCGAGCGCAGCGGGTGCTGCCTTGGTCGTCGCCCCGCCGACTGGACTGGTCGAGGGCGAAGCGttgcgcagcagcgcttGCGTGAGCGCATACAGAGCCCGCTTCGAGTCGAACAAGTTCTGcagcgctgctggcggcaaCGAGGCTTCTGGTGGCTTCAAGGCTTTCAACTTCGTATACAGGGCGAGCAGGCCTAGGATTTCTTTCGCGGTCATTCGCGTTGCGAACTGGCATACCAAGTCGTTCGTCTCCGTCCACTCGCACCGCCACGCTCCTAGCTCCCCCGACAAGAGCAACTCCTCGTCCGCGTGTCCAAAGGGGTCCggggtcgcgccgcccgtcgaGGTCTGCGTGCacagcgaagaagcggaagacggcggcagagacgccagGCGGTGCGGGGCTTCGTCGATAAGCCGCCGAAGTCGGGCAATAACTTGAAGacggggaggaggcgccatACCAGGGACCGCGTCCGCTTGCTCGTGGCTTCCACACGCGTGGCACGCGCTTCTCCGTCGGCGAGCCAACCAGTCGTGCCCCACCGCAGAGGCAGGGCTCTCGTCTTCGAGccagccgccgtcgtcgccgacggcCGCCATCTGAGAAATTCGGACATCGCGCTCGCCGTTCTTCGCATGTTCGCGTCCTTTGGGGGCCGCATACTCCCCGTCTCCTACGTGCCGCTTGCCCCTGTCCGTGAGCCACATGTCCCGCAGCTCCTGAAACGAAGCCTCGTCCTCGAGCGCGAGGTCCAGTTGCTCGCGTTCTCCAAGGGCCTTCAGGCAGCCCTTGGGGCGGGCCTCCAagcccgcgcggctcggccGCGACACGCGGTCTTTCATGCTTCTCTGGTGACCAGCAGCTCCCTTAAACGTGGAGAAGAaccgcgcgccctcgggaGCCCTCGATACCGGCGCGCGTCCGGCGCCACGCACgagttcgcgcgcgccggcggcagtcCAGCCCACGCCGCTCAGCCTCGCCTCGAGCCtccagagagaaggcggcaagcccctccctccgcatgcatgcacgcgccaGAGGTTCGGCTGCGGGTCTGCCCCTCCGCTGGTCGAGATGAATGCACCGAAGCGCCTTTGTCCTCTCCGGCGACTGCAGGCGGCCGTGCGTCCGATGTGAGACCGGCAGCCGCCTCTGTCGTCGCCGTCAGCGGCTGAGGCGTCGCACAGCGAAGGGAAAAGGAGGCACGAgcggccttcgccccccCTGCTAGAGACGCGCCGACGCAAAGACGCGAGGCACGGAAAACAGTCTTCGAGACCATTGTGCTTTCGATGCgtggcgacggaggcgcgcacgGTGCTGGTGATCGAACTCGAGCCCGTTCGCTGGgttgccgccgcgagcgggaCGTCTCGAGGCAGGAatgagggagagaggaaccCCGTGCCAGGCAGGCGGCACGCAGACACCGTCGCCCCGCCACGAGCACACATCCTGCTAGAGTCGCGAACTTCACACGGAATTGGGCTCCTGACGAGACCGGCAGCGAACCTGGAGGGGACCACGCCTCCTAAAACAGGCAGCCGGCCGCGgggaagagaagcagcggccCTGCGAACAAGTCGGGACGAAGAGAAGCTGCACGCCGCACGAGAGAGCGCCTCCCCCGACGAGGGTTCTGGAaaaggctgcggcgagcgcgggggaCAGCAGTCCGCACGCGAAGTGCGAAGGCCAAAGGGCGAGCGTACCACGAGTGGCGCGCGAGGTGCAGGAACAAAAATTATATGCGCCATGGGAAATACGACGCCAGCGGACTGCGAGAAAATGTGAACGTAAGGGAAAGAAACGGAAGGCCGTCccacgcggacgcgcagcgtGTTGTGTTGTGAGGTGTGCGATGCCTttgcgcgccgccaccgctgAGGCTGGTGTCAGCAGCCGTTGACGTACCTCACGCCTGTCTGCGCCACGTTTCTGCCATATGTACATTAGGCAGGCAAAAGCGGTGCACTTGAGGGCGCGGGTTGGCAACCCTTCCCCTCTGTGGATCCTGAGTTCAGCGCGGGAAAGGGCGACGACAGGGGCACAGCCCGAGTGGCTTCCAGCGCTGTCGGCTAGGCCGCGTCCCACGTAGCGAAGAcaaggcgaggcgaaggcgaagggagGCCGAAACGGCGACACGTCAGCGGCGCAAAAGTTCACGTGCGTCGATCTGGGCGGAAGCCCTGCTGGCCGGCGATAGAGCGCTCGACGCGTCGGCAGCCCGATTGCCTGGgtgtcggcgtcgccgactCGACATGATGCGTCACAGCCGTGCGGCCCTTCTCACTGAAGGGCTCTGTTCTTCAGCGTCCCCTTTGAGGTACCAAATGACCAAAAGAGTCGTTTAAGGTGGGGACCCCCGGACGGTGCCGGGGCTggcaggagacagagacgatCGGGCCGAGGGAAAAAACGCCAGTGAAAAAAAGCGCGCTTGAAAGCACTCTTCAGAATGAGACACGGAGAGTGCCGATCCCTAGTCGAGTGTTAAGTACTCTGGTTTGGGTAAGCAGCGTCAAGAAAAGGCATGCACAACAACCGCACGTTgagcaggcgaggccgcttGAATAAATGTTAGCGAGTCGCCAGAGTCcagcttcgcctgcgccgactGTTTCTTCGCGAGAATGGCCCAACTGAGACGCCACGGATGGCAAGCTACCCCGAGACGACGTTCCATGGTGGACGATTGCGGCGTTTCGCCCCAGAAGATCTAAAAGAGCTAAGGCATGCAGAGCATGCGCTTGCTGTACCGTGTTCAGCCCATTGCATCACCCAACTGGACAATAGGCCTCCGCGCATCATCTCTATCCTAAGGAGAATGTCTTTGCTTGAACCCGGTGTGGTTGAGGTACCGTCAGCGTGTCACTGGATTTAGAACAAACCGCGTGACGAGTCTACTGAAGAGTCCATTTGTGCGCTCCCGGACTACGTTAGGGTTGCATGCACAGGCGCGGAACGGTGGAgtggcgcggcaggcagacGGGGTCTCCATTGCCGAGAAGCAAGCTTGTCCCCAGGAGGCCGACACCCCTAACTGTTTCTTCGCATTTTCGCGTGTGAGCCGTCCCCCTGGCTCGGCGTTGTCAGACACATGAAGCGAGGATCCCGCAACCGCCAAGGGGTCAGCGAAAGCGCTGCGCACTCCCCTGGCAGCTGGAAACACGGTGGTGTCCGGGCTGTCCCAAAGATAATGCGATACTGTCTGAAACTACAAAGTACTGCGCGAACAGCGCAGCACACTGCTGCGGTGCTGCAGGTTATCTCGGTGGGAGGGCGCGCACGGTCGCTGCTGAGTGTAGGATTGTCGTGCGCCATCTGCGACTGCACTGCGGGCAGGCAGTGAAATCTAGCAAGGCTACTGAAACGCGACACGCTTGTCGCGCAGAACCAgcgggctgcagcagaagtGAAAGTGCTGAGGAACCTGCGTACCAGGGTCAGGGCTGTCGCGTGGTTTCACCGGGACTCTCCGCAAAAGGGCCAGCGGTGCACCTGCTGCTCTCCCTGGGACAGCGTTGCACCGCAGTGAC
This DNA window, taken from Besnoitia besnoiti strain Bb-Ger1 chromosome III, whole genome shotgun sequence, encodes the following:
- a CDS encoding hypothetical protein (encoded by transcript BESB_044930); translated protein: MAHIIFVPAPRAPLVVRSPFGLRTSRADCCPPRSPQPFPEPSSGEALSRAACSFSSSRLVRRAAASLPRGRLPVLGGVVPSRFAAGLVRSPIPCEVRDSSRMCARGGATVSACRLPGTGFLSPSFLPRDVPLAAATQRTGSSSITSTVRASVATHRKHNGLEDCFPCLASLRRRVSSRGGEGRSCLLFPSLCDASAADGDDRGGCRSHIGRTAACSRRRGQRRFGAFISTSGGADPQPNLWRVHACGGRGLPPSLWRLEARLSGVGWTAAGARELVRGAGRAPVSRAPEGARFFSTFKGAAGHQRSMKDRVSRPSRAGLEARPKGCLKALGEREQLDLALEDEASFQELRDMWLTDRGKRHVGDGEYAAPKGREHAKNGERDVRISQMAAVGDDGGWLEDESPASAVGHDWLARRRRSACHACGSHEQADAVPGMAPPPRLQVIARLRRLIDEAPHRLASLPPSSASSLCTQTSTGGATPDPFGHADEELLLSGELGAWRCEWTETNDLVCQFATRMTAKEILGLLALYTKLKALKPPEASLPPAALQNLFDSKRALYALTQALLRNASPSTSPVGGATTKAAPAALESLTSTQLVMVLRHLVVLEFHHQLLLLHIFHLLPRRLLLLAQEAREHDARQRGLLRPAFPDLSFAGTRPEGDPSGRDEDKDSANKQQNQIRQLASFIPWQRPVSFSLYGSPPSGSASTDPAAASSQSPPIEDPSNCPPSQRKEALHMVALTFLGGSVAELARTCPSLSFWNNENTRTLVAIIEQLTILNIDETSPVQLTVLATSVCGLHTASIRFLNVLARRASTFLNDFTFSQLTLVANALARLHFAHGGLVKKVEMMTASALRQRQPEGAPFTGAGRLPAVRAKIVTGQRELGEPEEGGALAPASPASVSSSPACFADLLAECDPQGLRSLWYRIALRASTALPKTVWRQQEFLDSSGTWIDANEMLALERAEAAAPSSAASADSPAGGASAVAPAGGQSQADALGSGRGGRFLPASCLDLFKSAEISYDLATSSDVVAYFDPAVRGGTWKRLFFPSSASLTAPPGLPGPPQRTQLHAAGGVEDSKDELEETFSLAQLPPPPSRPAYGDEAGEGVRSFKPLRNDEIRQLVNLLNSFARVVAAELVPLDDRDITGELTDTLAPWATRKNTSKSAASRPDDDLSAGLRRGAEREGVASSASASASASAASASAASPGSSPSSDLEHDVVDWSNVRKVCAAMVNAGVDTGAAQVDNPVFLLFTRAIAELIARQEHMTPQGITSFMNAYSKVRLKGHGRFFFQLKPRILKLLPEFESHQISMALNAFSYFRFDDREVVRGLVNEFMHRRHQGASSIAVSSVILSLAALGVREESVIRVMTETNWITNALLFDSLSSQGLTTLLFSLVCQDAVYEASVGSAGLLNKVLTRLYESPLKRHGEAMLTTCARAIFPCSALTIQDHLRAVENARKHRLTGVDMSSYIRPEFAKKWIATGTQKAGGKTLAWAVRPPPEVLQTPPKEWSTGLKFLADQLFNKGRTTARAKIVPSGLHFQVAAVAHLLGYRVLNEISVFPYSIDIVVLPDADALDFLDVSRKKTIHARAHQQDGVAERCVGAYDMQQTEELHRLTRLGVQSDGASTRMNQVMKFRFRGYGKGSHE